The DNA window aaaacacacaaaatagcCGGACAAATAAATATTCTGCAGACAATGGCCTTTGAAATGGAGATTTCTCTGACCTGTGGGACAGTCTAACACGGTGGTCCACAACCCTGATCGTGGAGGCTTATTGTCCAGCACATATTAGTGCTTTATCCGCTTTCAGCACATCTGACCCAACTAATCAACATCCCAATAATTCTTTACTGAGCTGAAGTGAGCGTGTCAAAGCAGGAGATACAGAAAGACCaaggttggagaccactgcactgaccagcatgaccaccaaGAACAAGCTACTCAAGCAGAATCACTATGCTGGTAAAGAGCTGGTAGAGGATGTTtgcacctggatgaccagctttcaACCACCTTgtccatcaaagaccagcttccTTGAGGAACATCTTTACCTTTCAACACTATGCTCCCATCGAGAGCACAGTCCAGATGCACAGCATCGGGCATTTCCTTAGCCATGTCCAGAACATTGCGGAACCCCAGGACCTTGAGGGGCATTGGGTGTCCCAGCATGTTCTGGTAGTCCCTCTTGAGCTTCTCAGGAGCCAGGCCATGCTTGGAGGAGATGAGCAGTGAGCGAACATCCTTCTTCAGAGCAGAGAGGAGCtgatcctgggtcatgctggagAGGAGACAGGGACAGGGGGGTTGTGTGAACTGGTCATTGAGTGGTCCATGAGTTGAACACCcaaaatagaaaaagaacaTCTGATGAAGTTAAGAAGTTAATCATGATTTAGAGGAGCTTCGTTTGGTTTTTGAGAAGGTGTGGACTCGAGGACTCACCTGCCTGATGTGCTCAACGtattagctagatagctagctagcttataaatgatagctatctaatatcAATCACACATAAGAGAGATTTAAGAGGCTTATTGTTCAATTATCCAGCAAATAAACTGAAAAATCCAACTTTAAAACGCAAACACAGACACAAGTGACTGAAGCTAggcagctagtgctagctagttATAGCCAGCACAGCTTAGCGTTAGCCTGCGGCTTAGCACTGCCTTTAAGGCCTTTTCTTATCAATATCACGTCTTTAACTTTAATTAAACTCGCTTTCTTAAATCATGTAAGTGTCTAGATTCCTGTAAACGCACATTCTGTGTCTTACTTAGTGCTAATTTGCAGTTTTTAGCCTCGGAGATGTGCTAACGTTGCGACCTCAGTGGCGTCGAGGTGTCAGTGTCTTCAGGACCTCCAGGGTTCGGCGGAACACCTGCAGCCCGCAGTGTCCTGCTCGGGGAATTCGGGGAGGCTGGTCCTGCGTTTTAATTAAGACTCTGGGCGGTTGTTTTTTCACAGACTAGTCCTCCATCAGCCTTTAGAGGGAGGCTGCTTGCTGACTGCACACATTCCCCACTCGTATGATGCACTGGGGCTGCGGTTTGGACTTCAGGCCTGGAGACCCACTGCCCTGCAGAGCTCCTTCCCCAACCCCACCTCCTCCATCACATCAGCTAACTGgaccacatgtgtgtgtgtgtgagagagatttCATAATCATGcatataaacaatatttatataaCTATAACACTATTAAATAAcaacttacactatatggacaaaagtattgggacaccttaaCTCATTcatcatagtttcttctgaaatcaaggatcttaaaaagagttgatcctgctcgaggctttctactagattctggaggagcattgctgtaaggatttgattaaaTTCAGAGTCAAGAGCATtaaggaggtcaggatgttggatgatgatcatcaccccacacCTCACCCCgtttaaaagtactggatgaagctccaccaccagcATCCTTCCAGACAACACGGTTctctttatacccctgtagcccacgcctggcattaggcagcataaaTTCTTAAGAGGATTTTTATGTGATGAATATGAATTTATCCTAACTTTTATCTTAAACAAGAAGATATGATATAGAGaagatatatttataaataaatgaatatatatattatatatagaaatatttataaaaaaaatgataatttaGGACACTTTTGTAAACCTGGCCCCAGAAGTTACACCTTCTGATTAAATTACAGAATTAATGTCTAATTTATTGATTTGAGATAAATTATTGAATTTTCCAATAttggaaaattaaaaatgttatttggtATTGTTGATGATAAGCTATGAAATGCAGCATAAAAGGGCTCTATAAGAAAACATCAATTAAGTGTCTTAGAAGATCTTAAGAAATGACTTAAGATTTTCCTAAGAGAATATTTGAGGACGTCTAAAGATTTTTTGGAGAATTAAATTGAATAACTTATGAACTATCTAGAATTTATCTTAAGATCCTTCATACATTTTTTCTTGGGAAAGTTTCTGTGAATCCGGCCCCTCTTCTACTATCATTCGAGTCAAAGATCACCGTCTCAGTATTacacagaaccctttttgggaGTAACCCGTATTGTCCAGCCTCCTACACCTTCCTCTATCACACTCCAGCCATAAGTGGCATAAGCAACTCCCAAGGGGTCAGATAGTGACCTTCCACGCTAACGTCTCCAAGCAGTAGATGCTTCTTATGACGGAGAGTGGGATAGAGGGTGAGATGGAGAGAAGATCAGAAACTGCACTGAAACCAGAACATCCTCCAAGACCTGGCAGGACCAAGAAGGAGACCACAGCCATGGCCAGAGAGAGAACACACAAGGCCGGCAGGTCAGTGAAGCTCCAGGAGCCTCccaggagaaaagagaagacgAAGATGAAGGAAGAGGAGACAGGGCAAGAGGACAGAAAGGACGGGGTGGTTGTGTCCAGCAGCACCGTGGTCAATgtggacagtgtgagagagaggacaaAGGAAGAGAGTGAGGAGTTACTGGGTCTGTTGGAGAGCGAGTGGCATGAGGACGGTGAGGAAGAGCAGATAGGTTTGCAGATTAAACTGATTGATTGGTCTGATTATGTGCTTAATTGATTCTGCCGCCCTACAGCCTTGAAACCACGAAATCTTGGAGTTTGCGAGCTGCTTCTGACAGTTGCTGCTCTTGCGACAGTCATCTTCTTCTTTCCTGTATCGATATGGTTCTGTATAAAGGTGAGTGTGATCTGCTATGCTCGTAATATGTTCATTTCTAATGATATAATTAGGAGTTTGTGAAAGCTTGATGCATGGATATGAAGATGAAGATTCAAGAACATTGATTTTAAGATTTTCTAACTGATTGTAATTGTTTGTAATATTCTTAAACAAAGTCCGCAATCATTTTCAgtctaaattaaataaataaaacaacagtattataaatataataacatttaataaaatatttactgtatatttaaacatatagtgTTCTCCAACCTTGGTGAAATGACACATCTTGTCCTTTTCTGTGATTAAAacacaatatttttatttttaaaacataaaaaaaacaaaaacagtctaGTGGACTAAGGTGCAGCCACCTTGAcccaaggatcgctggttcgaatacCAGGTCCTGCTGCCTCCTATCAGCAGCCTGAGCCTGTCTCCAGATGGGTGgatggtaaaggtaaaggtgcaggtatttatCACCGTACAGTGacaactgtacatttaaccttaatctgtggtagtgaacacacacacacacactagtgaactaggggcagtgagtacacacacacccagagtggtgggcagccaactccagcgcccggggagcagagagggtgaagggccttgctcaagggcccaacagtggcagcttgccgagcccgggaatcataCTGGGGTTCTCTCTGCCCTCCTCAcgtcagtgtgatgctggctgatgTTAGTGATGTAAGCTGCTGTAGAGGTGATCTTGTTTGGTTACAGATCGTGAGAGAGCATGAGCGTGCGGTGGTCTTCAGGTTGGGGCACCTGCTGCAGAGGAAACCCAGAGGGCCAGGTACATCATCTGCATCATACTCTGTTGGCCAAAGGCCTGTTTAACCCATCCATTCGGTTATTTGGTCATAGATCATATAGCACTGAAATGTCAACACCGATactatagcaacaccttagcaaccaacattAATACCGTAAAAaaaaccttagcaaccaacacctatgTCACGGTAACAGTGCAAAGCTGCAATCACACTCTCTAGGTTGGTTATTGATAGCCTGTAAGAAGTGATCATATAGCACATAGACATTTTCATATACGTGGAAAATTCACCATCAGTGACAGTCTGTCCGTGGTCGTTTCCCTTATTCTCCATTATTTGATGAATTTATTTATAGGTCATTGGGGTTTTATTAGATTTGTTGTTTGTGTTGCTGCAGGGCTGCTTTTTTACCTCCCGTTCTTGGATGTTTGTCGAAAAGTGGATGTCCGGCTGAAACTGCTAAGGGTCCCCTCTCACACGGTAACTTCATGGATGTATAAAGGTTGTGTAAGTTGTCTGGAGGGACTGCAGTAATTTGACTGAATACAGTAGGGTAATGAAGTGTAGACTTACACCCTTAACTGTTTAtaaattacagccatttttggttaaaaaaattaattaataaataattttaaattcCTGCCCAGcttagtttgtccaattacttttgcacctgtgaaaatgaaAGCATTATGTAAAAGCTGCTGTAATTCCTGGACAGTTAATGCAATATTTAAATGATATTCAAATCCAGATCCATTCAGATCCATTCAGTTTACAGTGTACAAaattacaacaaagaaaatcactgtccaaatacttatgaacaTGACTATATAACCAGTGTTCTTGCAGTTCAGTATCTATCCCCCCACAAACCAAACCCCACTATGTTATAGTGGTCAGAAAGGACCTCCAGTGTGGTCCTTTCTCGCAGCCATGTTTTCACAGTCCTGCCATGTGCTGCAGGTGGTGACGCAGGACCTGGTCTGTACGGAAGTGAGTGCGGTGTGTTATTATCGTATTGAGAACTTGTCAGTGTGCTACTCCACCTTGGATGAAGTCCCAGCTGTGCTCCAGGCTCTGGTGCAGGTGTCGGTCAGGGAGGTGCTGGCCCATCACACCTTCACTCACATGCTGCAGAACAGGAGCGCCATGGCCCAGGAGATCCAGGTACCGCCTACATTACATCCGACACCTTCATGTGATCGACACTGAGAGACAAGAAGGTTATCTGACTAACCTACACTAAACTTAACTGTGTAGAATCAGagtcaggagcagaagatcagctgcagatgatcagatcatggttggagaggattattctggaggagtctgtcttatttaaacctcagacgtttagtctggtgtCCTcctgatggttgaagtgaggggtgaagaagatcatcaccatggtcagatccagagagctctctgaggcctttagaaagaagggtggagatgcagaggagtctgggaagaggttcataaaaagatctcagaacaggtAGATATTAACTAATTCCACTAGAAGCGGAACAACTGACCCACATGTCGGCCAGGCCAtggcaagttcagcccaacagtAAACCACAGGctgagtaaagaagtctccaacagtcTCCTAAAGTCTCCTAAAATGCTTTGAATGTCATCATGGTGGGAGGTAGGTCTcaccacagttgatgtcaatgTACAGAATCTCCCACCAGAGAGACACCAAACAAGTCTGATGCATCAGGTCGATGGTcaatgtgtttagttatataacctctatctctcagtattgatcacataaagatatatatatatatacatgtatatatacaaacactTTACTTTACAGTTTGTGTTGAATAAAGCATCACTTGCAACCTCATTTCACcatctacacacactatatgtaaCGCTCATCTCCTGTACTGTCTCTTTAAATACATACAGGTCGCACTGGATTCCATTGCCTGCAGGTGGGGAATTAAGGTGGAGAGAGCCGAGATGTAAGTCATTAATATTAGACGAGGTAAAGGCCACTTATGGCAGTAATGTATGACCGCAGGAGCATGAGAGGCCTATTAATCCCATGCTCTGTGGTTCGGGGTATATACTCGGGGCTGCGAGTGTGTTAAGTGTGTGCTGTTGTGGTTGCAGAGAGGACGTGTGTCTCCCACCTGAGCTTCAGCAGAACTTTGCTGTCGAGGCTGAAGCCAAGAGACAAGCTCAAATCAAAGTAAGAACGTTCATCATAGCTGCAGTACATTCAGTCCGGACCCAGATTAGGTTAAATCCTGGACTGAAAAGGGGCATCAATAGTGGATCACTGTTGGCATTGTAATGTAGTCCAAGACCAGGCTTAATCTGAataagtataagatccttgaggaacttttggaggttctatagtgtgaaactgtggagaaaccctTTAATGTGCTTTGgcagtgctctctctgggtgggtagatggcgctctctcccctcatcactctaaaagcgatgttggccagcacaggtgtcgaTTAGCTAGTGTGGTGGCCTTCCTCTaagtgtgttggctgcctgcTGAGGATGAGCTCATGATCTCAAGCTTACCacttcatctgtcaaacatggtggaggcactgttagtGCTGTAGTGTTCAGGTGTTACTGCAAGATGTCACTGTTAGCAGTGAACTAGCCAAAGACCTATTTTGCATTGAGCTTGGGATACAGTCCTCAACTTACAGAAAGCATCCCACGCTGACCCTGGCTGCTGTATTATTTCAGGTGATTGCAGCAGAGGGCGAGAGGGCAGCGTGTGAGGCTCTAAAGGCCTCcattgactctctctctgactctcctcTGGCCGTCCAACTGCGG is part of the Salminus brasiliensis chromosome 17, fSalBra1.hap2, whole genome shotgun sequence genome and encodes:
- the nphs2 gene encoding podocin codes for the protein MLLMTESGIEGEMERRSETALKPEHPPRPGRTKKETTAMARERTHKAGRSVKLQEPPRRKEKTKMKEEETGQEDRKDGVVVSSSTVVNVDSVRERTKEESEELLGLLESEWHEDALKPRNLGVCELLLTVAALATVIFFFPVSIWFCIKIVREHERAVVFRLGHLLQRKPRGPGLLFYLPFLDVCRKVDVRLKLLRVPSHTVVTQDLVCTEVSAVCYYRIENLSVCYSTLDEVPAVLQALVQVSVREVLAHHTFTHMLQNRSAMAQEIQVALDSIACRWGIKVERAEIEDVCLPPELQQNFAVEAEAKRQAQIKVIAAEGERAACEALKASIDSLSDSPLAVQLRLLQLLHTLRSDQPAVVLNLPSDLLCQTGQLSAPTNLTNPNHPKDDISKETDKDSPMM